The sequence below is a genomic window from Streptosporangium lutulentum.
CGCCGCGTCACGAGCGGCCAGCGCGGCGAGGAAATGACGGCGGAGGGCCGTGATCGCCGACTCTCCGACCGCCCGATCTCTGACGATCCGGGCCGACTCGTCCACGTGCTCCTCCATCGGAGCTGTGACCAGGTCTTCCTTGGTCGGGAAGTAATTGAAGACGGTCTTCTTGGAGACATCGATGGCCGCCGCGATCTCCGCCACGGAGACGTTGTCGAAGCCTCGCTCCACGAACAGGTCGATCGCGGTTTGCCACAGAGAGTGGCGGGTCTGAAGCTTCTTGCGCTCGCGCAGACGGAGTTCCTCGGTCATACACACAAATATACCAGGTGAAAAAATCGTCTCAGGGGAAATGTTGTCTTGGTGTAAGATTCTTCCTATAGTCGTGACCGTGACGAACACCCAGGAGACCTCCATGACCGAGAGCACCGAAACGGCGGTCCTCCCGCCCCGGTCCGAGCTCACCGCCACACGCCTCAGCCGGCCCTGGCTGACCTGGACCGTTTTCGCCGTCACAGCGATGACCACGCTCGCAGGTCTGCTCTCTCCCGCGGCGAGAGCTGCGGTGAGCAGAACTCCGGGTTTCTTCGACGGCCAGTGGTGGCGGTTGATCAGTCCCATATTGATCAACCCGGAGGGCTGGTATCAGATCGTCTTCAACGCCGCCGCGCTGCTCGTCCTCGGCACGGTCGCCGAGCGGGTCTACGGCCGGATTCGCTGGACCGCCCTGTATCTGACGGGAGCGCTCGCGGGGGAGATCTTCAGCTACGCGACGGGCAACTACAGCGCGGGATCATCCGTCGCCATCGCGGGTCTGCTCGGCGGGCTCACCGCCTGGGTGATCCTCGGTCACTCCCGACTGCCCGCCGGGCCTCGCGTAGGAGCTGCCACGCTGTTGGCCGGGGCGGCGTTCCTCGTGGTGATCGGTGACGAACACGGCGCGCCGATCCTCGTCGGATTCGCGCTGGGCTCGCTCATGCTCCGGCACGCACGCCGTACGGGAAGCCCGATCCCCACCGCGAAGCAGGTCGACCCCCACTCCTAGTCAGGCGCCATCGCCTACTTGAGCTGCTCCTCCGCGGCGGCGATGATCTCCTGGAGGTGCAGGCCGTGCGCGGCGTCGAGGGGATGCCCGCCGCCGCGCCGTACGGTCATCGCGAACTCGGCGAGCATGAGGGAGAAGACGTCGTCGCCGAGTTGGGTGTCGTTGATGGACTCCCGGCCCAGGCGGCCGTAGATTCCCACGTTGGAGGGCGGTAGCTCGCCGGGCACGCTCAGGCACAGCGAGGCCTCGCTGACCGCGCCGGTCTCGTGCTCCAGCAGCAGGCCGACCCAGCCCAGCGGGTTGCCGTGGGCACGGACCCCGGTGACCCTGCCGAGTGAGGCCTCCAGAAGGTCGATCATGTGCGGACCGACGTCGAGGATCGCCCCGCGCTCCAGCCGCCACGGGGTGGCGAAGGCTCCGCCGAGCATGGCTCCGGTGATGTTGGCCGCGTGCCCGCCGAAAGGCTCGATGGCCGAGACCCTCGCCAGGAACGCGCGGGTCGCCGCGGAGTAACGCCAGGTGAGGACCATCTGGGAGGCCACGCCCGCCTCGGCGACGGCTTCGGCCAGCCGCCGGGCGCCGTCCAGGTCGGCCGCGAGCGGTTTCTCCAGCAGCAGGGCCTTGCCCGCCTTGGCGGCGAGCACGCCGAGTTCGGCCTGCACGGCGGGCGGCACCGAGAAGGCGACCGCCTCGCAGTTGTCGAACAGTTCCTCGATCCGCTCGAAGACCGGGGCCCCGAACCTCATCGCCGCCTCGGGCCGCCGTGCCCACACCCCGGCCAGACGCGTGTCCGGTCCGGCCGCCAGCCTCGGTGCGTGCACCATCTCAGCCCACGGCCCCGCGCCCACCAGACCCACAGATATCGTCACGGGTTCAGTTTCTCACGCTCCCGTGCTCCGATCGTGTGCCCGGGGGGCGGTCCCGTGCCGCCGAGCAGCGGGCCGCGTACGATCTCGCGGGCCGTTGACGGATCGGTACCCGCCGTACCGGCATGATGGCCTCACCATGAATCAGATGATTTTGCTGCGACACGGCGAGACCGAGTGGAGCAGGAACGGCCGCCACACCGGTCGCACCGACCTGCCGCTCACCGACAGGGGCGAGGATCAGGCGCGGGCGCTCGCCCCACTGGTCGAGGGCCGGGCCTTCGACCTGGTCCTGGTCAGTCCGGCTCTGCGAGCCCGGAGGACGGCCGAGCTCGCCGGACTGAAGGCGTACGAGACGGATCCCGACCTGTGGGAGTGGGACTACGGCGGTTACGAGGGCATCACCACCGACACGATCCGCGAGACCCGTCCCGGCTGGTACCTCTGGCGTGACGGGGTCGTCCCCGGCGACGCCGATCATCCCGGCGAGAGCGCGGAGAAGGTCGGCGCCCGCGCCGACCGGGTGATCGCCCGCGCCAGGGCCGCCGAGGGCGACGTCGTCCTGGTCGCCCACGGACACTTCCTGCGGGTGCTGTGCGCCCGATGGCTCGAACTGCCCCCCGAGGACGGCCGGCTCTTCCGCCTGGACACCGGCACCTACTCCCGGCTGGGCTTC
It includes:
- a CDS encoding histidine phosphatase family protein gives rise to the protein MNQMILLRHGETEWSRNGRHTGRTDLPLTDRGEDQARALAPLVEGRAFDLVLVSPALRARRTAELAGLKAYETDPDLWEWDYGGYEGITTDTIRETRPGWYLWRDGVVPGDADHPGESAEKVGARADRVIARARAAEGDVVLVAHGHFLRVLCARWLELPPEDGRLFRLDTGTYSRLGFEHAEPVVLTWNAPV
- a CDS encoding Gfo/Idh/MocA family protein, coding for MTISVGLVGAGPWAEMVHAPRLAAGPDTRLAGVWARRPEAAMRFGAPVFERIEELFDNCEAVAFSVPPAVQAELGVLAAKAGKALLLEKPLAADLDGARRLAEAVAEAGVASQMVLTWRYSAATRAFLARVSAIEPFGGHAANITGAMLGGAFATPWRLERGAILDVGPHMIDLLEASLGRVTGVRAHGNPLGWVGLLLEHETGAVSEASLCLSVPGELPPSNVGIYGRLGRESINDTQLGDDVFSLMLAEFAMTVRRGGGHPLDAAHGLHLQEIIAAAEEQLK
- a CDS encoding rhomboid family intramembrane serine protease encodes the protein MTNTQETSMTESTETAVLPPRSELTATRLSRPWLTWTVFAVTAMTTLAGLLSPAARAAVSRTPGFFDGQWWRLISPILINPEGWYQIVFNAAALLVLGTVAERVYGRIRWTALYLTGALAGEIFSYATGNYSAGSSVAIAGLLGGLTAWVILGHSRLPAGPRVGAATLLAGAAFLVVIGDEHGAPILVGFALGSLMLRHARRTGSPIPTAKQVDPHS